One bacterium genomic window carries:
- the purE gene encoding 5-(carboxyamino)imidazole ribonucleotide mutase produces the protein MSTSGFSDPVVLLLAGSPSDLDLVLDCEDTLRELDIPCDIRVLSAHRTPAKTAACAENAQKNGFQVLIAFAGLSAQLAGVAAAHSLLPVIAVPRAVGPLNGIDATLASLQLPPGTPAAVVAIDGAKNAALLAARILAVANSELRDRLREFGERNKERYAPEHVAAAIEKARRARK, from the coding sequence ATGAGTACAAGCGGATTCTCCGATCCAGTCGTCTTGTTGCTGGCCGGTAGCCCGAGCGATCTCGATCTGGTTCTGGACTGCGAAGATACGCTGCGAGAACTCGACATCCCGTGCGATATCCGCGTGCTGTCCGCCCATCGAACACCGGCTAAAACTGCAGCTTGCGCCGAGAACGCGCAGAAGAACGGCTTCCAGGTATTGATCGCCTTTGCCGGGTTATCCGCCCAACTGGCAGGCGTTGCAGCGGCCCACTCCCTTCTGCCGGTCATAGCCGTGCCGCGTGCGGTCGGACCGCTCAACGGAATCGACGCAACCCTGGCTTCGCTACAACTTCCCCCGGGAACTCCCGCGGCCGTCGTTGCGATCGACGGAGCGAAGAACGCCGCATTACTCGCCGCACGGATCCTCGCGGTTGCGAACTCAGAACTGCGCGACCGCCTGCGCGAATTCGGCGAACGCAACAAGGAACGCTACGCACCCGAGCACGTTGCCGCGGCCATCGAGAAGGCCCGCCGGGCGCGAAAGTGA